In Nicotiana tabacum cultivar K326 chromosome 17, ASM71507v2, whole genome shotgun sequence, one DNA window encodes the following:
- the LOC107808877 gene encoding transcription factor bHLH112: MADEFQAGVCGGNWWNSSRSIFGSSLCAASSIGNNFAWPNNDLLDMKSSCRSNDESGNSDESVVLQELPKHDSTLQMLGIGISSSSTSSTPDWNHTMMHGNERADSSYPSILQEDLNSSLNYRQETGVDCSHELGKNFSTITEDSSRNSFKHQDFTLGMNPITSSTNTDQSTVISSSFPMNSSFSNYPSALLQTLFDNDPPPPQQQPQQQSLFTNNNQPMNFPATLNYRPNLNDHFSPSLPKFPPLLRPSLPKQTPSNFPFTNPTSLNNMRGNLLPSMHSQLLPLPTFHEKSSAPNVSAKSNVEEFRESRAKKSGNSEPAFKRPRMETPSPLPTFKVRKEKLGDRITAIQQLVSPFGKTDTASVLHEAIEYIKFLHDQVNVLSTPYLKTGSPPLHQQTADKVKEQEGSKQDLRSRGLCLVPISSTFPVATETTTDFWTPNFGGTFR, encoded by the exons ATGGCTGATGAATTTCAAGCAGGGGTTTGTGGAGGAAACTGGTGGAATTCAAGTAGAAGTATTTTTGGTTCATCACTATGTGCAGCATCTTCTATAGGAAACAACTTTGCATGGCCAAATAATGACTTGTTGGATATGAAATCCTCCTGCAGGTCTAATGATGAATCTGGTAATTCTGATGAATCTGTGGTACTTCAAGAATTACCCAAACATGACTCCACTCTACAAATGTTGGGTATTGGCATTTCTTCATCATCAACTTCTTCAACTCCTGATTGGAATCATACCATGAT GCATGGAAATGAGAGGGCTGATAGCAGTTATCCTTCAATACTACAAGAAGACCTAAATTCAAGCCTGAATTACAGGCAAGAAACTGGGGTTGATTGTTCTCATGAGCTGGGAAAGAATTTTTCTACTATAACTGAAGATTCTTCAAGAAACTCATTTAAACATCAAGATTTTACTTTAGGCATGAATCCAATCACTAGCTCAACTAATACTGATCAATCCACTGTGATATCTTCAAGCTTTCCAATGAATTCTTCTTTTTCTAATTATCCTTCAGCTTTACTTCAGACCTTATTTGATAAtgatcctcctcctcctcaacagCAACCTCAACAACAATCTTTGTTTACTAATAATAATCAGCCAATGAATTTCCCAGCAACCTTAAACTATAGGCCAAATTTGAATGACCACTTTTCACCTTCTTTGCCTAAATTCCCACCCTTGTTGAGGCCTTCTTTACCAAAACAAACACCTTCTAATTTTCCTTTCACTAATCCCACATCCTTAAACAATATGCGCGGCAATCTTTTGCCATCTATGCATTCACAATTGCTGCCGTTACCAACATTTCACGAGAAATCCAGTGCTCCTAACGTTTCTGCCAAG TCTAATGTTGAAGAATTCCGAGAGTCGAGGGCTAAGAAAAGTGGGAATAGTGAACCAGCATTCAAGAGGCCAAGAATGGAGACACCATCACCATTGCCAACTTTTAAG GTCAGAAAAGAAAAGCTGGGGGACCGGATAACTGCTATCCAGCAATTGGTTTCACCTTTCGGAAAG ACTGATACAGCTTCAGTTCTCCATGAAGCTATTGAGTACATCAAGTTTCTCCATGATCAAGTCAAT GTTCTTAGTACTCCGTATTTGAAAACTGGATCACCCCCTCTACACCAACAG ACTGCTGATAAGGTAAAGGAACAAGAAGGATCAAAACAAGACTTAAGGAGCCGAGGGCTGTGCCTAGTACCAATATCAAGTACTTTCCCTGTAGCAACTGAGACTACTACAGATTTCTGGACTCCAAATTTCGGGGGTACATTCAGATAA
- the LOC107808878 gene encoding putative NAD(P)H dehydrogenase (quinone) FQR1-like 1 produces the protein MATKVYIVYYSTYGHVEKLAQEIKKGAASVEGVEAKLWQVPETLSEEVLGKMGAPAKGDAPIITANDLAEADGFLFGFPTRFGMMAAQFKAFLDATGGLWRTQQLAGKPAGLFYSTGSQGGGQETTALTAITQLVHHGMIFVPIGYTFGGGMFEMENIKGGSPYGAGTYAGDGSRQPTELEMEQAFHQGKYIATIAKKLKGSA, from the exons ATGGCTACCAAAGTCTACATTGT TTACTACTCCACGTATGGACATGTTGAGAAGCTAGCACAAGAGATAAAGAAAGGAGCTGCATCAGTTGAAGGGGTAGAAGCCAAACTATGGCAG GTACCAGAAACTCTTTCAGAAGAGGTTCTTGGAAAGATGGGTGCACCAGCGAAAGGCGATGCACCAATTATCACAGCCAATGACCTTGCTGAGGCTGATGGCTTTTTGTTCGGGTTCCCAACAAGATTTGGGATGATGGCAGCTCAGTTCAAGGCATTTCTTGATGCCACTGGAGGTCTCTGGAGAACTCAGCAGCTTGCAGGGAAGCCAGCGGGCCTTTTCTACAGCACTGGCTCTCAAGGAGGTGGCCAAGAGACTACCGC GTTGACAGCAATTACACAGCTTGTTCACCATGGAATGATATTTGTTCCAATTGGTTACACATTTGGAGGTGGCATGTTCGAGATGGAGAATATTAAAGGTGGAAGTCCTTATGGTGCTGGAACTTATGCTGGAGATGGCTCTAGACAGCCAACAGAGCTTGAAATGGAGCAAGCTTTCCACCAGGGAAAATACATTGCCACCATTGCAAAGAAGCTCAAAGGCTCTGCCTGA